In Ignavibacteria bacterium, the genomic stretch ATTGCTTAAATTCAGAACATAATTATGGATTCTGAGTCCTTCATTTAATAACTTTATATAAGTATAGTATGAAAACTGAAAAACTTGATGTAATCGCATTCGGTGCGCATCCGGATGATGTTGAACTCTCTATGGGGGGAACAATCATTTCACTCGTCGAACGCGGGCTGACAGTTGGAGTCGTTGATCTTTCGCAAGGTGAATTGGGGACAAGGGGAAGCA encodes the following:
- a CDS encoding bacillithiol biosynthesis deacetylase BshB1, which encodes MKTEKLDVIAFGAHPDDVELSMGGTIISLVERGLTVGVVDLSQGELGTRGS